The Sebastes fasciatus isolate fSebFas1 chromosome 4, fSebFas1.pri, whole genome shotgun sequence genome window below encodes:
- the lctlb gene encoding lactase-like protein isoform X1: MLPRSAFSVCHVFVLVLCLSSAEDFDWTKNEHGSFYYGTFPAGFSWGAGSSAYQTEGAWDKDGKGLSIWDVFSHKKGKIQQNDTGDSSCEGYHKVKDDVSLMKELKLNHYRFSISWPRLIPTGIKSDHINERGIQYYDELIDHLLENKITPIVTLYHWDLPQVLQEKYGGWQNISMVNHFNEFANLCFERFGNRVKYWMTFNNPWSVAVEGYETGEHAPGLRLRGTGAYRAAHHIIKAHAKVWHTYDTQWRGKQKGLVGVSLSGDWGEPVDISNQKDIEAAERYVQFYLGWFATPIFHGDYPQVMKDFIGRKSVQQGLGTSRLPTFSPQEKSYIKGTCDFLGIGHFTTRYITQKNHPSGRSTSSYFTDRDLAELVDPRWPDPGSEWLYSVPWGFRRLLNFVKSQYGNPMIYVTENGVSEKMLCTELCDEWRILYYKDYINEMLKAIKDGVNVKGYTAWSLLDKFEWDEGYSERFGLYYVDFRNKNKPRYPKASVQFYKRVISSNGFPNQREVENWRRKAVEMCSSSNQLLAAEEQRSTAANILRLIHDPLTSHMEMVTEIVVPTVCTLSILLSAVFLMFLLRRRN, translated from the exons ATGCTGCCCCGCTCTGCATTCAGTGTGtgccatgtgtttgtgttggtgcTGTGTCTGTCTTCGGCTGAGGACTTCGACTGGACAAAGAACGAGCACGGCTCCTTCTATTATGGCACTTTTCCAGCTG gATTTTCGTGGGGTGCCGGCAGTTCAGCCTATCAAACAGAAGGAGCCTGGGACAAAGATGGAAAAGGACTGAGCATCTGGGACGTGTTCAGTCATAAGAAAGGCAAAATCCAACAAAATGATACCGGGGACTCGTCTTGTGAGGGCTACCACAAAGTCAAG GATGATGTGTCTCTGATGAAGGAGCTGAAGCTTAACCACTATCGCTTCTCCATATCCTGGCCCAGACTCATCCCCACTGGCATCAAGT CTGACCATATAAATGAAAGAGGAATACAGTACTATGATGAACTGATTGACCACCTGCTGGAGAACAAGATCACTCCCATTGTTACTCTGTACCACTGGGATCTCCCACAG GTTTTACAAGAGAAATATGGTGGATGGCAGAACATAAGCATGGTCAACCATTTCAATGAATTTGCTAACCTGTGCTTTGAAAGATTTGGCAACCGAGTCAAGTACTGGATGACTTTCAACAACCCATGG TCTGTAGCAGTTGAAGGCTACGAGACGGGTGAGCATGCTCCTGGACTGAGGCTGAGAGGAACAGGGGCGTACAGAGCTGCTCATCACATAATCAAG GCACATGCTAAAGTTTGGCACACTTATGACACACAATGGAGGGGGAAACAAAAAG GTCTTGTCGGCGTCTCTCTGTCTGGAGACTGGGGAGAGCCGGTGGACATCAGCAACCAGAAAGACATTGAAGCAGCTGAGAGGTACGTCCAGTTCTACCTGGGCTGGTTCGCCACACCCATCTTCCACGGAGACTACCCTCAAGTGATGAAAGACTTCATTG GAAGGAAGAGTGTCCAACAAGGCCTCGGGACGTCTCGCCTGCCCACATTTTCCCCCCAGGAGAAGAGCTACATCAAGGGGACCTGTGACTTCCTCGGCATCGGCCACTTTACCACCCGCTACATCACCCAGAAGAACCACCCGTCAGGTCGCAGCACCAGCAGCTACTTCACTGACCGTGACCTGGCTGAGCTGGTTGACCCACGGTGGCCTGACCCCGGCTCTGAGTGGCTCTACTCCGTGCCTTGGGGTTTCAGACGTCTGCTCAATTTTGTCAAG TCTCAGTATGGAAACCCAATGATTTATGTGACCGAGAACGGAGTCTCTGAGAAGATGTTATGCACAGAGCTGTGTGATGAGTGGAGGATACTGTATTATAAAGACTACATCAATGAGATGCTGAAAG CTATCAAAGATGGAGTCAATGTGAAGGGCTACACCGCATGGTCCCTGCTGGACAAGTTTGAGTGGGACGAAGGCTACTCCGAGAGGTTCGGCTTGTACTATGTGGACTTCAGGAACAAAAACAAGCCTCGCTATCCCAAAGCGTCGGTTCAGTTTTACAAACGCGTCATCAGCTCCAATGGATTTCCCAATCAGAGAGAG GTTGAAAACTGGAGGAGGAAGGCTGTTGAGATGTGTTCCTCCAGCAACCAGCTGCTAGCTGCAG AGGAACAGCGGAGTACTGCTGCCAATATTCTAAGACTTATACATG ACCCTTTGACCAGCCACATGGAGATGGTAACTGAGATCGTTGTTCCCACCGTGTGCACGCTCTCTATTTTGCTCAGCGCCGTCTTCCTCATGTTCCTGCTGCGGAGGCGCAACTAG
- the lctlb gene encoding lactase-like protein isoform X2 — protein MLPRSAFSVCHVFVLVLCLSSAEDFDWTKNEHGSFYYGTFPAGFSWGAGSSAYQTEGAWDKDGKGLSIWDVFSHKKGKIQQNDTGDSSCEGYHKVKDDVSLMKELKLNHYRFSISWPRLIPTGIKSDHINERGIQYYDELIDHLLENKITPIVTLYHWDLPQVLQEKYGGWQNISMVNHFNEFANLCFERFGNRVKYWMTFNNPWSVAVEGYETGEHAPGLRLRGTGAYRAAHHIIKAHAKVWHTYDTQWRGKQKGLVGVSLSGDWGEPVDISNQKDIEAAERYVQFYLGWFATPIFHGDYPQVMKDFIGRKSVQQGLGTSRLPTFSPQEKSYIKGTCDFLGIGHFTTRYITQKNHPSGRSTSSYFTDRDLAELVDPRWPDPGSEWLYSVPWGFRRLLNFVKSQYGNPMIYVTENGVSEKMLCTELCDEWRILYYKDYINEMLKAIKDGVNVKGYTAWSLLDKFEWDEGYSERFGLYYVDFRNKNKPRYPKASVQFYKRVISSNGFPNQREVENWRRKAVEMCSSSNQLLAADPLTSHMEMVTEIVVPTVCTLSILLSAVFLMFLLRRRN, from the exons ATGCTGCCCCGCTCTGCATTCAGTGTGtgccatgtgtttgtgttggtgcTGTGTCTGTCTTCGGCTGAGGACTTCGACTGGACAAAGAACGAGCACGGCTCCTTCTATTATGGCACTTTTCCAGCTG gATTTTCGTGGGGTGCCGGCAGTTCAGCCTATCAAACAGAAGGAGCCTGGGACAAAGATGGAAAAGGACTGAGCATCTGGGACGTGTTCAGTCATAAGAAAGGCAAAATCCAACAAAATGATACCGGGGACTCGTCTTGTGAGGGCTACCACAAAGTCAAG GATGATGTGTCTCTGATGAAGGAGCTGAAGCTTAACCACTATCGCTTCTCCATATCCTGGCCCAGACTCATCCCCACTGGCATCAAGT CTGACCATATAAATGAAAGAGGAATACAGTACTATGATGAACTGATTGACCACCTGCTGGAGAACAAGATCACTCCCATTGTTACTCTGTACCACTGGGATCTCCCACAG GTTTTACAAGAGAAATATGGTGGATGGCAGAACATAAGCATGGTCAACCATTTCAATGAATTTGCTAACCTGTGCTTTGAAAGATTTGGCAACCGAGTCAAGTACTGGATGACTTTCAACAACCCATGG TCTGTAGCAGTTGAAGGCTACGAGACGGGTGAGCATGCTCCTGGACTGAGGCTGAGAGGAACAGGGGCGTACAGAGCTGCTCATCACATAATCAAG GCACATGCTAAAGTTTGGCACACTTATGACACACAATGGAGGGGGAAACAAAAAG GTCTTGTCGGCGTCTCTCTGTCTGGAGACTGGGGAGAGCCGGTGGACATCAGCAACCAGAAAGACATTGAAGCAGCTGAGAGGTACGTCCAGTTCTACCTGGGCTGGTTCGCCACACCCATCTTCCACGGAGACTACCCTCAAGTGATGAAAGACTTCATTG GAAGGAAGAGTGTCCAACAAGGCCTCGGGACGTCTCGCCTGCCCACATTTTCCCCCCAGGAGAAGAGCTACATCAAGGGGACCTGTGACTTCCTCGGCATCGGCCACTTTACCACCCGCTACATCACCCAGAAGAACCACCCGTCAGGTCGCAGCACCAGCAGCTACTTCACTGACCGTGACCTGGCTGAGCTGGTTGACCCACGGTGGCCTGACCCCGGCTCTGAGTGGCTCTACTCCGTGCCTTGGGGTTTCAGACGTCTGCTCAATTTTGTCAAG TCTCAGTATGGAAACCCAATGATTTATGTGACCGAGAACGGAGTCTCTGAGAAGATGTTATGCACAGAGCTGTGTGATGAGTGGAGGATACTGTATTATAAAGACTACATCAATGAGATGCTGAAAG CTATCAAAGATGGAGTCAATGTGAAGGGCTACACCGCATGGTCCCTGCTGGACAAGTTTGAGTGGGACGAAGGCTACTCCGAGAGGTTCGGCTTGTACTATGTGGACTTCAGGAACAAAAACAAGCCTCGCTATCCCAAAGCGTCGGTTCAGTTTTACAAACGCGTCATCAGCTCCAATGGATTTCCCAATCAGAGAGAG GTTGAAAACTGGAGGAGGAAGGCTGTTGAGATGTGTTCCTCCAGCAACCAGCTGCTAGCTGCAG ACCCTTTGACCAGCCACATGGAGATGGTAACTGAGATCGTTGTTCCCACCGTGTGCACGCTCTCTATTTTGCTCAGCGCCGTCTTCCTCATGTTCCTGCTGCGGAGGCGCAACTAG
- the lctlb gene encoding lactase-like protein isoform X3, whose product MLPRSAFSVCHVFVLVLCLSSAEDFDWTKNEHGSFYYGTFPAGFSWGAGSSAYQTEGAWDKDGKGLSIWDVFSHKKGKIQQNDTGDSSCEGYHKVKDDVSLMKELKLNHYRFSISWPRLIPTGIKSDHINERGIQYYDELIDHLLENKITPIVTLYHWDLPQVLQEKYGGWQNISMVNHFNEFANLCFERFGNRVKYWMTFNNPWSVAVEGYETGEHAPGLRLRGTGAYRAAHHIIKAHAKVWHTYDTQWRGKQKGLVGVSLSGDWGEPVDISNQKDIEAAERYVQFYLGWFATPIFHGDYPQVMKDFIGRKSVQQGLGTSRLPTFSPQEKSYIKGTCDFLGIGHFTTRYITQKNHPSGRSTSSYFTDRDLAELVDPRWPDPGSEWLYSVPWGFRRLLNFVKSQYGNPMIYVTENGVSEKMLCTELCDEWRILYYKDYINEMLKAIKDGVNVKGYTAWSLLDKFEWDEGYSERFGLYYVDFRNKNKPRYPKASVQFYKRVISSNGFPNQREVENWRRKAVEMCSSSNQLLAAARRQSKEHAEMPKVWPVHDEV is encoded by the exons ATGCTGCCCCGCTCTGCATTCAGTGTGtgccatgtgtttgtgttggtgcTGTGTCTGTCTTCGGCTGAGGACTTCGACTGGACAAAGAACGAGCACGGCTCCTTCTATTATGGCACTTTTCCAGCTG gATTTTCGTGGGGTGCCGGCAGTTCAGCCTATCAAACAGAAGGAGCCTGGGACAAAGATGGAAAAGGACTGAGCATCTGGGACGTGTTCAGTCATAAGAAAGGCAAAATCCAACAAAATGATACCGGGGACTCGTCTTGTGAGGGCTACCACAAAGTCAAG GATGATGTGTCTCTGATGAAGGAGCTGAAGCTTAACCACTATCGCTTCTCCATATCCTGGCCCAGACTCATCCCCACTGGCATCAAGT CTGACCATATAAATGAAAGAGGAATACAGTACTATGATGAACTGATTGACCACCTGCTGGAGAACAAGATCACTCCCATTGTTACTCTGTACCACTGGGATCTCCCACAG GTTTTACAAGAGAAATATGGTGGATGGCAGAACATAAGCATGGTCAACCATTTCAATGAATTTGCTAACCTGTGCTTTGAAAGATTTGGCAACCGAGTCAAGTACTGGATGACTTTCAACAACCCATGG TCTGTAGCAGTTGAAGGCTACGAGACGGGTGAGCATGCTCCTGGACTGAGGCTGAGAGGAACAGGGGCGTACAGAGCTGCTCATCACATAATCAAG GCACATGCTAAAGTTTGGCACACTTATGACACACAATGGAGGGGGAAACAAAAAG GTCTTGTCGGCGTCTCTCTGTCTGGAGACTGGGGAGAGCCGGTGGACATCAGCAACCAGAAAGACATTGAAGCAGCTGAGAGGTACGTCCAGTTCTACCTGGGCTGGTTCGCCACACCCATCTTCCACGGAGACTACCCTCAAGTGATGAAAGACTTCATTG GAAGGAAGAGTGTCCAACAAGGCCTCGGGACGTCTCGCCTGCCCACATTTTCCCCCCAGGAGAAGAGCTACATCAAGGGGACCTGTGACTTCCTCGGCATCGGCCACTTTACCACCCGCTACATCACCCAGAAGAACCACCCGTCAGGTCGCAGCACCAGCAGCTACTTCACTGACCGTGACCTGGCTGAGCTGGTTGACCCACGGTGGCCTGACCCCGGCTCTGAGTGGCTCTACTCCGTGCCTTGGGGTTTCAGACGTCTGCTCAATTTTGTCAAG TCTCAGTATGGAAACCCAATGATTTATGTGACCGAGAACGGAGTCTCTGAGAAGATGTTATGCACAGAGCTGTGTGATGAGTGGAGGATACTGTATTATAAAGACTACATCAATGAGATGCTGAAAG CTATCAAAGATGGAGTCAATGTGAAGGGCTACACCGCATGGTCCCTGCTGGACAAGTTTGAGTGGGACGAAGGCTACTCCGAGAGGTTCGGCTTGTACTATGTGGACTTCAGGAACAAAAACAAGCCTCGCTATCCCAAAGCGTCGGTTCAGTTTTACAAACGCGTCATCAGCTCCAATGGATTTCCCAATCAGAGAGAG GTTGAAAACTGGAGGAGGAAGGCTGTTGAGATGTGTTCCTCCAGCAACCAGCTGCTAGCTGCAG CTAGAAGACAGTCCAAGGAACATGCAGAAATGCCAAAGGTTTGGCCAGTGCATGATGAAGTTTAG